The following coding sequences are from one Timaviella obliquedivisa GSE-PSE-MK23-08B window:
- a CDS encoding AMP-binding protein, with translation MAAAGSTSRGHVSTSPIDYQHVQSLPQLWAIAAQKFAPITAVHDPHSQPVVKLTYAELYQQIQQFAAGLQSLGIPASAPSDEPSSVPPRVALISDNCPRWLVADQGVMLAGAVNVVRSSQAEGEELRFILNNSGAIALIVENLATFKRLRPSLTDLPLQFVIFLTDETFSEESFKILKFSEVLALGETTALQPVTQTRNTLATLMYTSGTSGTPKGVMLSHGNLVTQVTSAATVVLPQPGDRVLSILPIWHCYERTFEYFIFAHGCTQIYTNIRHVKKDIKEFKPHYMVGVPRLWESIYEGIQKQFRDQPAKKQKLVEFFLKNSLQYIKARRLLQGLDLENMNPSLADRLTAMAKLPALWAIHQGGDRLVYQKIRAGTGGEVKFLVSGGGSIAEFLEDFFEIVGINILGGYGLTETSPITNVRRPSANLRGADGQPFPDTEIRIVDLESRKTLSPGKQGLVLIRGPQVMQGYYNNPEATAKAIDPEGWFNTGDLGMVLGAGHLVITGRAKDTIVLTNGENIEPQPIEDACLRSAYVDQLMLVGQDQRSLGALIVPNLEALQKWAEANHPSALTADGSVDIKNKAIEDLFRQELTREIKDRPGYRPDDRVGPFRLLTEAFSIDNGLLTQTLKIRRPVVAERYRGMIDEMFA, from the coding sequence ATGGCTGCTGCGGGTTCTACTTCGAGAGGTCACGTGTCAACTTCCCCCATAGACTATCAACATGTTCAGTCTTTACCTCAGCTTTGGGCGATCGCTGCCCAAAAATTTGCCCCCATCACAGCAGTCCATGATCCACACTCCCAGCCCGTTGTAAAGCTCACCTATGCCGAACTTTACCAGCAAATCCAGCAATTTGCCGCTGGCTTACAATCTTTGGGGATTCCTGCCAGTGCTCCATCGGATGAACCCTCTAGCGTGCCGCCTCGGGTGGCGCTGATTTCAGACAACTGTCCTCGGTGGCTCGTGGCAGATCAAGGGGTCATGCTGGCGGGTGCAGTCAATGTAGTCCGGAGTTCGCAGGCAGAAGGGGAGGAACTGCGGTTTATTTTGAATAACAGCGGGGCGATCGCGCTCATTGTTGAAAACCTTGCCACCTTTAAAAGACTTCGTCCCAGTCTCACCGATTTACCGCTCCAGTTCGTGATCTTTTTGACTGACGAAACTTTCTCCGAAGAATCCTTCAAGATCCTGAAGTTCTCGGAAGTCCTGGCATTGGGAGAAACCACGGCTCTTCAACCCGTCACCCAGACCCGCAATACCCTGGCAACCCTGATGTACACCTCTGGCACATCGGGAACCCCCAAAGGCGTGATGTTAAGCCATGGAAACTTGGTGACGCAAGTAACTTCTGCTGCCACTGTTGTTTTGCCTCAACCCGGCGATCGCGTCCTCAGCATTCTCCCCATTTGGCATTGCTACGAGCGGACGTTTGAATACTTTATCTTTGCCCACGGCTGCACTCAGATTTACACCAACATTCGCCACGTTAAGAAAGATATCAAAGAATTCAAACCTCACTACATGGTGGGTGTGCCGCGTCTGTGGGAGTCAATTTACGAAGGCATTCAAAAACAGTTCCGCGATCAGCCCGCCAAAAAGCAAAAGTTGGTGGAGTTTTTCCTCAAAAACAGTTTGCAGTACATCAAAGCCCGACGGTTGCTGCAAGGACTTGACCTTGAAAACATGAATCCCTCGTTGGCAGACAGACTAACGGCAATGGCGAAACTACCTGCTCTGTGGGCAATTCATCAGGGGGGCGATCGCCTTGTTTACCAGAAAATTCGGGCTGGCACAGGCGGAGAGGTGAAATTTCTGGTCAGCGGCGGCGGCTCGATCGCTGAATTTCTTGAAGACTTCTTTGAAATCGTTGGCATTAACATTTTGGGAGGCTACGGACTCACCGAAACCTCGCCCATTACTAATGTCCGCCGCCCCTCGGCAAACCTGCGAGGTGCCGATGGTCAGCCCTTCCCCGATACCGAAATTCGGATTGTTGATCTGGAGAGCCGCAAAACGCTTTCTCCAGGCAAGCAAGGCTTAGTGCTAATTCGGGGCCCGCAGGTGATGCAGGGCTACTACAACAACCCAGAGGCAACGGCAAAAGCGATCGACCCTGAAGGCTGGTTTAACACTGGAGACTTAGGCATGGTGCTGGGTGCGGGGCATTTGGTCATTACCGGACGGGCAAAAGACACGATCGTGCTGACCAATGGCGAAAACATTGAGCCGCAGCCGATTGAAGATGCTTGCCTGCGGAGTGCCTACGTCGATCAACTCATGCTGGTGGGACAAGATCAGCGATCGCTCGGCGCACTGATCGTTCCTAACCTAGAAGCCTTGCAAAAATGGGCAGAAGCCAATCATCCTAGTGCTCTTACTGCCGATGGCTCGGTGGATATTAAGAACAAGGCGATCGAAGATTTGTTTCGTCAAGAATTAACCCGCGAAATCAAAGATCGCCCTGGCTATCGTCCTGACGATCGGGTAGGGCCTTTCCGGCTGCTGACAGAAGCCTTTTCCATTGACAATGGACTGCTGACCCAAACCCTCAAAATCCGCCGCCCCGTTGTGGCGGAACGCTATCGCGGTATGATTGACGAGATGTTTGCTTAA
- a CDS encoding DUF427 domain-containing protein has product MPKATWNGAVLAESDRCEVVEGNYYFPPDAIKTEYFKSSATHTTCPWKGTASYYSLEVDGQANVDAAWYYPQAKDAAKNIEGYIAFWRGVKVEA; this is encoded by the coding sequence ATGCCAAAAGCAACTTGGAATGGAGCAGTCTTAGCCGAGAGCGATCGCTGTGAAGTGGTTGAGGGAAATTACTATTTTCCACCTGATGCTATTAAAACTGAATACTTCAAAAGCAGCGCTACCCATACTACCTGTCCCTGGAAAGGCACCGCTAGTTATTACAGCCTTGAAGTCGATGGACAAGCCAATGTAGATGCAGCTTGGTACTATCCTCAAGCTAAAGATGCCGCAAAAAACATTGAGGGCTATATTGCCTTTTGGCGCGGAGTCAAGGTTGAGGCGTAG
- a CDS encoding DUF3038 domain-containing protein produces the protein MQLSRPPIQPIAPAILDALPNPPLPEAVCPRRTRQQLDLMLLAIEALDLGGAEAMLTAAKELDLQSVIKNRVSFWRLRATNPLRRYSQRRPLTLNEAKALVFMTCHLARRMTVLIRQMLLVYDQLLEKQLPLEQHIRLGSYLERFRAHFRSRMNPKRTAVIAYNSDEKLNQLAMSLLGQLLFCTGTSGAQRFWSSLFDGEAS, from the coding sequence ATGCAATTAAGTCGTCCGCCCATTCAACCCATAGCACCCGCAATTTTGGATGCGTTACCCAACCCTCCACTGCCGGAAGCAGTTTGCCCTCGACGCACGCGGCAACAGCTTGACCTAATGTTGCTGGCGATCGAAGCTTTAGATTTAGGCGGCGCAGAAGCCATGCTGACCGCTGCCAAAGAACTAGACTTGCAAAGCGTCATCAAAAACCGCGTTTCCTTCTGGCGACTGCGAGCAACAAACCCTCTCCGTCGCTATAGTCAACGCCGTCCCCTAACGTTGAATGAGGCAAAAGCTTTAGTCTTTATGACTTGCCACCTGGCTCGACGCATGACCGTTTTAATTCGGCAGATGCTTTTGGTGTACGACCAGCTTCTAGAAAAGCAGCTTCCCCTGGAGCAACATATTCGGCTAGGCAGCTACTTGGAACGATTTCGCGCCCATTTTCGCTCCCGCATGAATCCTAAACGGACTGCCGTTATCGCTTACAACTCTGATGAAAAGCTGAATCAACTGGCAATGAGTTTACTGGGTCAACTTTTGTTTTGTACAGGTACTTCTGGCGCACAGCGATTCTGGAGCAGTTTGTTTGATGGAGAAGCCTCATGA
- a CDS encoding DUF4335 domain-containing protein, giving the protein MTIQRQYSLPNCQLLIEGLSQDGADGSGRPPISVVTHVECRVAGHDRPLIGGKELLESLVKAVSAYAQEYLSGVPHLATHSKHRGTPKLVQLQRIDTNLHRLMVQPQIDNPIGKDKARLHQMPSTPATQLDLTTVQLFDMVEAVDQFFADAQTLPELSLNLTPLSKRFAAAQEPIAKRALPAALGLSSLTVAAIALFYVPNPPNRRPQPIAANPALTNPLASATPNPTITPVASPSSTVAVSPSARSVSPASIVAASPLLSPSVSPAAANSTAIASPSGSQEIDGILSTAPEITDPGKLDSIIVALQSKLYEGWNTKPPQSFTTNLEYRVGVAENGEILGFKFANDAALTYVKETPLLDLRYNPTGATPSPVPVAQLLVIFRPDGILEISPWHSPTQNSSP; this is encoded by the coding sequence ATGACGATTCAACGCCAGTACAGCCTTCCCAACTGTCAACTATTAATTGAGGGTTTGAGTCAAGATGGGGCTGATGGGAGCGGTCGTCCCCCTATTTCGGTGGTGACGCATGTGGAATGCCGTGTGGCAGGGCACGATCGCCCTCTAATTGGCGGTAAGGAGCTTTTAGAAAGCTTAGTTAAAGCAGTAAGTGCTTATGCCCAAGAATATTTAAGTGGTGTTCCTCATCTAGCGACCCATTCAAAGCATCGTGGCACTCCTAAATTGGTGCAGTTACAAAGAATTGACACCAACTTGCATCGCCTGATGGTTCAGCCTCAAATCGATAATCCGATTGGAAAGGATAAAGCGAGGCTGCATCAGATGCCGAGTACGCCTGCTACACAGCTTGATCTAACCACAGTGCAGCTTTTTGACATGGTTGAGGCTGTTGATCAGTTTTTTGCTGATGCCCAGACGTTGCCAGAACTTTCGTTGAATTTAACTCCCCTTTCAAAGCGGTTTGCAGCAGCGCAAGAACCGATCGCCAAGCGGGCATTACCTGCGGCTTTGGGGTTATCAAGCTTGACGGTAGCCGCGATCGCGCTCTTCTATGTGCCTAATCCACCTAACCGTCGTCCCCAGCCCATCGCGGCAAACCCTGCGCTGACTAATCCTCTTGCCTCTGCAACACCTAATCCTACGATTACCCCAGTTGCTTCACCCAGTTCAACGGTGGCTGTCAGCCCATCTGCTCGATCGGTCAGTCCGGCTAGTATTGTTGCGGCTAGTCCATTGCTTAGTCCATCGGTTAGCCCAGCCGCTGCTAACAGCACAGCGATCGCTAGCCCTAGCGGTTCTCAAGAAATTGATGGAATTCTCAGCACTGCTCCTGAAATTACAGATCCAGGCAAGCTAGATTCAATTATTGTGGCGCTGCAATCTAAGTTATATGAAGGGTGGAACACCAAGCCCCCCCAAAGCTTTACCACGAACCTGGAATATCGGGTAGGTGTGGCTGAAAATGGCGAAATCTTGGGCTTTAAGTTTGCCAATGATGCAGCGCTCACCTATGTCAAGGAAACACCCTTGCTTGACTTGCGCTATAACCCAACAGGAGCCACTCCTAGCCCCGTACCTGTGGCTCAGCTTCTAGTTATTTTCAGACCCGATGGTATTTTAGAAATTAGTCCATGGCACAGTCCAACCCAAAACTCGTCACCCTAG
- a CDS encoding OmpA family protein, whose protein sequence is MVNPVTQPSERVEKHARKSEVKGGFLLVLIFRLLLLGISGSLAALVGIAIAQFYPDTAQEPPIVEKALRQSQNWVNQQKQALFPAPQPLTAPSPASPIAPSPINQLPPPSAPLSKADRDKLQAELAQLQAQLKGLGDRAATIETQLGETQLGSSATTPLGQALIVTLPSDSLFDATQTTLRPESLALLDSLISDLQRYPGATVRVLAHVDEQGAVAADRSRSFEQAKVVKQYLSSKLGENYQWVAIGYGHSRPLAGNSSQGDSTRMSQGDRQRNRRIEIAIDPQ, encoded by the coding sequence ATGGTGAATCCAGTTACCCAGCCTTCTGAACGAGTCGAAAAACATGCCCGTAAATCTGAAGTTAAGGGAGGATTTTTGCTGGTATTAATTTTTCGGCTCTTACTACTGGGGATCAGTGGTAGCCTTGCAGCCCTAGTAGGAATAGCGATCGCCCAGTTTTATCCAGATACTGCCCAAGAACCCCCGATCGTGGAGAAGGCGTTGCGTCAGTCCCAGAATTGGGTGAATCAACAAAAACAGGCACTATTTCCAGCGCCCCAGCCTTTAACCGCACCCTCTCCAGCCAGTCCGATCGCGCCCTCCCCGATCAATCAGTTGCCCCCACCCTCTGCTCCACTCTCAAAGGCTGACCGAGACAAGCTTCAGGCAGAACTAGCACAGCTTCAGGCGCAGCTTAAGGGATTAGGCGATCGCGCTGCTACTATAGAAACTCAGCTAGGAGAAACTCAGCTAGGCTCCTCGGCTACAACACCCCTTGGGCAAGCCTTGATAGTAACCTTGCCTAGCGATAGCCTATTTGATGCGACCCAAACTACTTTGCGCCCCGAAAGTCTTGCTCTTCTCGATAGCCTGATCAGCGATCTTCAGCGCTACCCAGGCGCTACTGTTCGGGTATTGGCGCATGTAGACGAGCAAGGTGCAGTTGCAGCCGATCGCTCCCGTTCTTTTGAACAGGCAAAAGTTGTTAAGCAATATTTAAGTAGCAAGCTGGGCGAAAATTATCAGTGGGTGGCGATCGGCTACGGGCATAGCCGTCCTTTGGCAGGAAATAGCTCTCAAGGCGACTCCACGCGGATGTCTCAAGGAGATCGCCAACGAAACCGCCGCATTGAAATTGCGATCGATCCTCAATAA
- the fmt gene encoding methionyl-tRNA formyltransferase produces the protein MKIVFLGTPQFAVPTLERLLNCDTFEVAAVVTQPDKRRGRGNDLMPSPVKGVAVAHQIPVWQPQRIKKDIEVLELLRAVGADAFVVVAYGQILSQEILDLPRLGCINGHGSLLPQYRGAAPIQWCLYHGETETGITTMLMDAGMDTGAALLKAVTPIALFDNAQDLAKTLAVVTADLMVDTLLRLDQGSIQPIPQDHEQATYAPLIRKENYGLDWTKAAIALHNQVRGFYPNCVTTFRNQSLKVTATVPLNGDRALLPSELQQYDGSENLEAAPGTVVELLKNQGAIVQTGAGKLLLKEVQMAGKRLQSGWDFMNGTRLQVGEILTINIDQLDQQITKG, from the coding sequence ATGAAAATTGTTTTTTTAGGAACGCCTCAATTTGCGGTGCCTACCCTAGAACGCCTGCTGAACTGCGATACCTTTGAAGTGGCAGCAGTCGTTACCCAACCCGATAAGCGGCGAGGTCGGGGCAATGACCTGATGCCCTCTCCGGTCAAAGGCGTTGCTGTGGCGCATCAAATTCCAGTGTGGCAGCCGCAGCGCATTAAAAAAGATATAGAAGTGCTGGAGTTATTACGAGCAGTGGGAGCAGATGCCTTTGTGGTAGTGGCATACGGGCAAATTCTCTCTCAAGAGATTCTGGATCTGCCGCGTCTGGGATGCATTAATGGGCACGGTTCCTTATTGCCCCAATATCGGGGGGCAGCACCAATTCAGTGGTGTTTGTACCACGGCGAAACTGAAACCGGGATTACGACAATGCTAATGGATGCAGGCATGGATACAGGAGCAGCGCTGCTGAAAGCGGTCACCCCGATCGCCCTTTTCGACAATGCCCAAGATCTCGCCAAAACACTGGCTGTCGTCACCGCCGATCTCATGGTGGATACGCTGCTAAGACTCGACCAAGGCAGCATTCAACCCATTCCTCAAGATCATGAGCAAGCAACCTATGCGCCACTAATTCGTAAGGAAAACTACGGGCTAGATTGGACAAAAGCGGCGATCGCGCTCCATAACCAGGTGCGAGGCTTTTATCCCAACTGCGTGACAACGTTTCGGAATCAATCCCTCAAAGTGACTGCAACAGTGCCACTCAATGGCGATCGTGCTCTGCTACCGTCCGAACTTCAGCAATATGACGGGTCAGAGAATTTAGAGGCTGCACCAGGAACTGTGGTAGAGCTACTCAAAAACCAGGGTGCGATTGTGCAAACCGGAGCAGGGAAGCTATTGTTGAAAGAAGTACAAATGGCAGGCAAGCGATTGCAATCGGGCTGGGACTTTATGAACGGCACTCGCTTGCAAGTCGGCGAAATATTAACAATAAATATAGATCAATTAGATCAACAAATTACGAAGGGCTGA
- a CDS encoding DUF3067 family protein: protein MTGEELQQLFLIKWGHSYDVQIRRVQQKMLVQIMWKYLEQASFPMTEAEYLAHLDTVASYVSAWGGDIQVQRFIAQTRDRPRLGKAVSIPIDLGARASEWLLEEF, encoded by the coding sequence ATGACTGGAGAAGAATTACAGCAGCTTTTTTTAATCAAATGGGGACATTCTTATGATGTCCAAATTCGGCGCGTACAGCAGAAAATGTTGGTTCAGATTATGTGGAAATACCTGGAGCAAGCCTCTTTTCCCATGACTGAAGCAGAGTACTTAGCCCATTTAGATACTGTAGCCAGCTACGTTAGCGCCTGGGGTGGAGACATTCAGGTGCAGCGCTTTATTGCCCAAACGCGCGATCGCCCTCGCCTCGGCAAAGCTGTCAGTATTCCCATAGACTTGGGCGCAAGAGCCTCAGAATGGCTGCTAGAAGAGTTTTAG
- the tatC gene encoding twin-arginine translocase subunit TatC → MTAPSELEPATQPVASTTAPLSNGNSIAPEPEPDNELPDEVEMSLFDHLEELRQRIFYALIAVVVGVVGCFAFVNPIVHLLEVPAQGVKFLQLAPGEYFFVSIKVAGYSGILVASPFILYQIVQFVLPGLTRKERRFIAPIVFGSTFLFAGGLAFAYFLLIPAALNFFINYGEGVVEQLWSIERYFEFVLLLLFSTGLAFQIPVIQLLLGLIGIVSSKQMLSGWRYVILGAAVLGAVLTPSTDPVTQSLLGGAVLGLYFGGIGMVKMIGR, encoded by the coding sequence ATGACTGCACCTTCAGAATTAGAGCCAGCTACTCAACCCGTGGCAAGCACCACTGCCCCCCTTTCAAACGGCAACTCGATCGCGCCAGAGCCAGAGCCAGATAACGAACTACCCGACGAGGTAGAGATGTCGTTGTTTGACCATCTAGAGGAACTGCGACAGCGGATTTTTTATGCCCTGATTGCGGTCGTTGTAGGCGTGGTTGGCTGCTTTGCCTTCGTTAATCCCATTGTTCATCTCCTAGAGGTTCCGGCGCAGGGAGTCAAGTTTTTGCAACTGGCTCCGGGCGAATATTTCTTTGTGTCGATTAAGGTGGCAGGGTATAGCGGAATTTTGGTGGCTAGCCCCTTTATTCTTTACCAAATTGTGCAATTCGTCCTGCCTGGACTAACTCGCAAGGAACGGCGATTTATTGCGCCTATTGTATTTGGCTCGACGTTTTTGTTTGCTGGAGGCTTGGCATTTGCCTATTTTCTATTGATCCCGGCAGCGCTTAACTTTTTTATTAATTATGGCGAAGGGGTTGTAGAACAGCTTTGGTCGATCGAGCGCTACTTTGAGTTTGTGTTGCTCTTGCTATTTAGCACAGGGCTGGCATTTCAGATTCCCGTGATTCAGCTTTTATTGGGCTTAATTGGCATTGTTTCATCTAAGCAAATGTTATCGGGATGGCGCTATGTAATTTTGGGGGCGGCTGTTTTGGGAGCGGTGCTAACGCCTTCAACTGATCCGGTAACTCAGAGTTTGCTTGGTGGAGCAGTGCTGGGGTTGTACTTTGGCGGTATTGGCATGGTAAAGATGATTGGGCGTTAA
- a CDS encoding CHAT domain-containing protein, protein MHARSSVKTILILAANPTDTARLRLDQEEREIDDSLILARKRDYFDLKKRSAVKERDIRRALLRNEPQIVHFCGHGYGLDGLAVETDDGKTHLFPTEALAELFKLFKNQVECVVLNACFSEVQARAISQHIPYVVGMSQDIGDRTAVEFAVGFYDALGAGRTYREAYQFGCNAIATHKVSEALIPKLYAQQEPVDPLPFRSKPPQTQSASPQPYRNNQGSNQPSSGFRPPRSPARISLPTQRNAKSLSFKIFIQKAWWLMALVLAAWLMTGLEAADAEDQLQSPIFRFLSYGALAGAVSGICGGWTLRRLNSATPLHQVLLGLIIGSLAGALLWLMIAELYMTLIPGGLRSGSGGLGLSVGVAIIGCIYGVARRSQAKG, encoded by the coding sequence ATGCACGCCCGTAGCTCTGTAAAAACAATCTTGATTTTGGCAGCGAATCCTACCGATACTGCCCGTTTGCGGTTGGATCAGGAAGAGCGTGAAATTGATGACAGCTTAATTTTGGCTAGGAAACGCGATTACTTTGATTTAAAGAAGCGATCGGCTGTGAAAGAGCGAGATATTCGGCGGGCTTTGCTTCGTAATGAGCCTCAAATTGTTCACTTCTGCGGACATGGCTACGGGTTAGATGGATTGGCTGTAGAAACTGATGATGGGAAAACTCACTTATTTCCGACAGAGGCTTTGGCGGAACTCTTTAAGCTTTTCAAAAATCAAGTTGAGTGCGTTGTTTTAAATGCCTGTTTTTCGGAGGTGCAAGCCAGGGCAATTAGTCAACATATTCCTTACGTGGTCGGTATGAGTCAAGATATTGGCGATCGCACCGCAGTTGAGTTTGCCGTGGGCTTTTACGATGCCTTGGGCGCAGGCAGAACTTACCGCGAAGCCTACCAGTTTGGCTGCAATGCGATCGCCACCCACAAAGTATCAGAAGCCCTCATTCCTAAACTTTATGCTCAACAAGAGCCAGTCGATCCCCTCCCCTTCAGATCCAAACCGCCTCAAACCCAATCGGCTTCGCCGCAACCCTACCGTAACAATCAAGGTTCAAATCAGCCCTCATCTGGATTTAGACCTCCTCGATCGCCCGCTCGCATCTCGCTCCCAACGCAACGTAACGCAAAGTCACTCAGCTTCAAGATTTTTATTCAAAAAGCCTGGTGGCTGATGGCGTTAGTTCTTGCTGCTTGGCTCATGACTGGGTTGGAAGCAGCGGATGCCGAAGACCAACTGCAATCTCCAATATTTAGATTTCTCTCCTACGGTGCGTTAGCTGGAGCAGTCAGCGGAATTTGCGGTGGATGGACATTGCGAAGATTAAACTCAGCCACTCCATTGCATCAGGTTTTACTAGGTCTGATCATTGGCTCTTTAGCAGGCGCTCTGCTGTGGCTTATGATTGCAGAGCTTTATATGACGTTGATTCCTGGAGGCTTGAGGAGTGGTAGCGGTGGCTTAGGTTTAAGTGTGGGTGTAGCAATTATTGGTTGTATCTATGGAGTTGCCAGACGATCGCAAGCTAAAGGCTAA